The Heteronotia binoei isolate CCM8104 ecotype False Entrance Well chromosome 11, APGP_CSIRO_Hbin_v1, whole genome shotgun sequence genome includes the window TCCCTGTACCTGCAGAAACATGTGTCTGGAGCCAATCCATAACTACATTTCCATTCTGTACTTTCTGCATTTCAtggacccccctccccaacctcccTTTTAAAAACCCTCCTATATCAAATGAGTGCAGACTGAGAATCCTTTCAAAGCTTCTGAAAAAACTGGGCTCGAGTCCACGGAAGTTTATGTTGACATGAAAATGTGTCAAGTTTTAAGGTGCCataagactcctgtttattttcaGTCAGAACTGTCTGAAAAAACCCTTGCTGCGTTGATACAGAATGGGTCAGACAAATCCTGGCACACACACCAACTGCAACACATCAGCTCACTTGGTGTGGCACCCAGAGCTGGATCTTTGTCCAAGCAACCAGGGCACTGGCAATACCGCTGGGGGTGGCGGTGCAGGAAATTGCAATAGGCATGGTTTTTTCCTCTTGTCACCTCTGAGAACTGCATAGCCATCAGAAGAATCCGAGGCAAATCCCTGAGATCCTGGCTGGATTGCTGGGTTAGGTTTGCTCTAGGCACATCTGGCTAAGATTCATCTTCAGCTACCCCTGCACCTCCAAACTTTTTGTTTGCTGGACCATCAACTTCACTACATTTTCCCCAGCACTCAGGCCAAGAAGGTTGCCTGTCCTCATATAGAAAGGCATTCAAACAGGTTGCGATTttagggaggaagagaagagaatggACAATTTCAGCTGTTGCATGTTTCTTTGTTCTTTGGattgtttatattgttaaatgaAAAACTGAAAAGAAGAGATTTCACAAACTGCTTCAGTGCATCTACCCATATGTTCCACTGCAACATTTACAATCCACTAGGAATACTTTCTTGAACGGTACTTTAATACATAAAAAGGGAGAAAGGTGATGCCTCGGGAGACAGATTTTAATCAATGCATGGGTGAACTCTTGTCATGAATATATTGCTTCACTTCTCTCTCATGCCACACTTTgtgactgggggagggaggagaggaaggtgTTATAAATGGAATTTAATAAATTCAGATTTACCCAGAAGCGAGCACAGGAAGAGGGAAAGTTCAAATGTACAAGCCTCTGCCCCAAATATCACCAGTATTTTAAAAGGAAGTTTCTTCAATACTTGCAAAAAAATCTCACTATGATACAGCTTCTTGGTGTACAGAGTAATTACATACCGGTAACTGTTTTAAATTCATTGTTTGCTAACCCAGTGATGAGAAGTGCAAACATCTTGCTATGAACTGTGGATCACTGTGCACAGAATTCATCCCCCACACAGTGGCAAAGCAAATTATGACACCCCGCGTCCAGCTTACCTATGCTGTAAAACCCTGCTTGAGCAAGCTGCTCTTTGCTAACCAAATACCTCCACGTCATAAAGGACTTGAGTCGTGCTTCATATCCTGCCATAGATGGGTTTTTTGGAAGACTGGCATTATGTACTTCACTTCTATCCAGTTCTGCACTGCTAGACTGATTTGAAGCATTTTCAATATTCCCAACATCACGACCGAGGACAAACAAACACTTAGGAAAGTGACGTCTATGTTCTGACCACGCCTGGTCACAGGGTTCCCAATTTTTCAGTTTGCCCCCGCAACAGAAGCACTCCACTTGGTCTGCAACACCGGTGTAATATAACCCTGCATTGGCTAAGTCTGCCGGCTTTACAGGGGCATAGGTAGGCCAGTtatggaaagacctcagcctggctTCTTCACTACACATGTCAGGAGTCCTGGGATACAGGCTGTCCGATAGATCCACCACCTGCCCACTTCTCAACAGATAATCTGCATGGAGGTCAGAGGAAGACCCAGAAGATTGCTGCCAAGTGGAGTTTGTAAGGCAGCCTTCAGACAGCTGGTGGGAGTTTGGAAGGGCAGAATATGCACCGTTCTGCCAACAGTTTATGCCGTTAATAAACACACAGTTAGGAGAAACGGTTTTGTGCCTTCCGGCTGCTGAGTCACCTTGCTGCCATCCTTCTACGGCTGCATGACAGCTGAAGCACCTGACTTTGTCCCCTTCTCCGGTGTAGAAGAAGCCAGCTCGGGCAAGAGTTAAGGCAGAAACAGGACAATAACTTGGAAATGTAGTAAACGTCTGCAGTCGTGAGCACTCGTTCGCCAGCTCTCGGTCAGGGTCAGTATCGTGAGTGCCACCAGTTTCAAAGCTATTTGGTCCATTACACGTCATCCCGCTTTCAGGTTACTCTGAGTTTGCCTATATAAGAACACATGTAAGTTTAGAAATTATTTTtaagtttatttaacagtctgttAGCAGATAGTGACAAATCCAAATGTCTACCCCATTAGAAACGCTTGAGCGTGTATTACATCTGAAATTCACTTTATTAAACAGAGACAGCAGAGAGAAGAGGAAAATATGCAAATATACACAATGTTAAATATGCCAAAATGCACAAACATTTACAGTTCTGGAAGAACCATAATTAGCTGGATAAACATTATCTAAATATGACTCCAGCTTAAGCTGATATCTTATACAAATAAGCATTTTGACACATATTATAGCCCTAtacttttattatattttatgataTCACTGCATATAGAcaaaacagtattttaaaaataagtGAAGACATAAAGTAAACAAGGGCTACAACCCTAGGGACACTTTTCAGGGAGGACACCCCACTGAACAACATGGAACTTACTCCCAAGGAAATCTGTTTAGGATAGCTCCCTAATAGAATTCTTCAACATACTTAATGCAATGATTTTGGGACGTGGTAGTAACTAACGGCTTCAAAAAAGTCACATGCTTATTTGTACAGCACAAAGACTAGCACAAAACCCAACAGATGATTACACACATTATTTTTTATtacacttcatttataccccacatttctccccaTTGGGAAACACCAAGAAACTTATAACATTCTCTTCTTCATTGTACCCTCACAACATCTTCCTGAGATATTATGGCTGAGAGTGTgcacctggcccaaggtcacccagcaagctttaatagccaagtggggatttgaacccatgtcTCCAGATCCTACTCACACATTCTAACCACTATCTCACTTTGGTTCACAGCTGATGCCTGCTTTTGCTGACAAATAAATGGATTACACCTTCTGCTGTTACTGAGTCTCCAAAATATATGATGCGTACAGGCAAGAAACCTAACAGCCCAGTCCAGCCTGACATCATCAGAGCTTGGAGCGAAGCAAGGTCAGCAGCTATGGTTAGTTCTAGGATTGAGGCCACCAAGAAAGAGTGTGGCTgctattcaaaaaaaaaaaaggcaatggcaaaccactttgctcttttcttgtcttgaaaatctcATGGTCCTGAGGTTGCCACAAAGTGGCTGTGACTTGATCTCACACTTATTATTATCGTTACTACGAAGACAGTGACAGTACATACCGGAGAACTTCACTGATAACCTTTTATTTCAGTCACTGAAAGTGCAAGTATTCTGCTCTCAGCATACATCTTAAAAATTATCCAGAAAGAACCTGTAGGTAATTTAAAGTTTTGACAGCTTATTATATTACTACACTGAATAGTGAAACAACATAAGGGAATGTTGAACTTGGTTTGCCAGACAGAGAACTGGCTATATCTGTCAGGCATCATTCAAAGCCAGCCTATTTTTAAGAACTTGATTACTGTTTTAGACTCTGATGTATAGTATGCCTGAACCCATATTtgaagcttttaatttgttcaaATGTTAAGCCTGCACGGCTGTGGAAAGGTCAGCTGTTTCAGCTGCCAACCAAGACAATAAATTTAAAAGGATTTTATATTGATACAGCCAATTGACTTCAGTTAAACTGATCTGAAGGTTCAGGGATTGTGCTCTAATCACAGTACCTGAAAAGCTTAAATTCTAAACAAGTGTGTTTAATGTTTTAAAGAAGGAGCAGCTTGGTCAGGCAAACAACTGGGAAAAGGACATATGACAGTTGTTTTTGTACAAAAATTACTCGTGGCTTTTATGTATtgataaaaaaaatattgctttcCCACTGCCAGATGCACTAAACTATTATTTGTTTTTTCCCCAAAGACAAAGCAGTTAAATAACAAAACAGCTAGTCCTCAACATTTATGAGTTAATTAACTAGCTGATCAACTAAATATCCTTTAAATAAAAATGTGTCCTCAATCAAGCAGGTAATTCAGGGAACAGGTAttacagaagaacacaagagagagGTCGCATcttagaaaaggcatttctgATGATCTCTTACACTGGAAGGAATGCCTCTTCTAAAATGGTTGAGATAGAAAAATAATCCAAATGTTGGTGACTGAGAAACCTATTGTATTATGAACTGCAATATATAATTTCTCACTCTATTAAAGATGGGCAGGGTGGGTGGGTAATTTGCCTACTCAGTTCACAGCAGAAGCAAGAACTGAGCTATGGGCCTTGCGATTCCGAGCTCAGTCATTACACTTCACTCACTTTCTGCTGCTGCTTTATTTCCTTGCCTAAGTTTTAATGCATTAATGGTGTGAGAAAGAAAGATGCCAAGAGCATTGCTTCCCGGTATGACTCAGCAAACACAGATAGCAAAAATAACAGCTCCACAGTTACACCATAAACAAAAATATTTCTATGCAGCCAGCGGAACAGAAAACTACTGCTAAAAAAGTTTGCGGTTTTCAATGGAAGCTGGGAAAACTCGTTTGATGCTCTGTGAAATAAACCTGCCTTGTAAATGGCAACATAAAACCTTTAAAACAACAAATAAATTGGGTGACAAAGGAAGCATATTGGAAGCAACTGCTCAAATTAAATGAACAAACTGCCAATTAAAAAACAGAAGCTTGTAAAAGCAAATTTGTTAATGTGAGACATATCTGAAGACTTGTTTGAGTGCAGCAACTTAACTCGGCATTAAACGTTTAGATTTTTGAAGA containing:
- the XIAP gene encoding E3 ubiquitin-protein ligase XIAP, which produces MTCNGPNSFETGGTHDTDPDRELANECSRLQTFTTFPSYCPVSALTLARAGFFYTGEGDKVRCFSCHAAVEGWQQGDSAAGRHKTVSPNCVFINGINCWQNGAYSALPNSHQLSEGCLTNSTWQQSSGSSSDLHADYLLRSGQVVDLSDSLYPRTPDMCSEEARLRSFHNWPTYAPVKPADLANAGLYYTGVADQVECFCCGGKLKNWEPCDQAWSEHRRHFPKCLFVLGRDVGNIENASNQSSSAELDRSEVHNASLPKNPSMAGYEARLKSFMTWRYLVSKEQLAQAGFYSIGDGDNVLCFYCGGGLREWRADDDPWEQHAQWFPGCNYLLEEKGQDYVNNVQLTHSLQDSTINDTENSSRIGDEELAQNHIVQDVMQMGFSLDEIRKAMERKHRLSTEHYISTEALVSDLINAQRENICSVPCESTLQRGLSTEEQLRRLQEEKLCKICLDKTISVVLIPCGHLVACKDCAEAVEKCPLCCMAIAKRQKIYMS